The region AACTGTGAAAATTTCGTAAGGGCCTGAGCAGGTGAATTCCTTATCAGAGCTGAACAGCTTCAGGTCGATACCGTGATAGACCTTGTGCACAGGTTTATCTGCCGGCGCAATGGATTGCAGGTAATCGCAGTTATATCCGGTACAGGTAACCGCGAACTTGGCTTCGGATATCTTGGCGGTTATTTTTTCCGGTTTCTGGGTGTAAATGTCTTTTGCGTGCGCGGTAAAGCTGAAAGGCAGACCGGAAAGACGGCTGGCGTTTCTGGCTACGGAGCAGGGGGAGTGCGCGAAATGGGCATGGAAGTGAAAAATATCCGATCCGGGCAGGATTTTTTCCACTATGTATTCACCCTGCAACATGTGCTTAAATGACGCTTCACTTCCGGTTTCGCGGTAAACATTCCAGATTTTGTCGATACGCTGCGTAAATTCCTTATCCTTTCCGTACCGCTCATCTTTCAGCCCTGCATCCATATCCGTTGAACCGAAAAGTTCTTCAAGGCATCCTTCTACAGTGGAAGGCAGGTATGAAACTTCGGCCTTGATTTCAGCAATTGATTTATGGGTGAAGTTTTCACGCGGTTTACGCATGGAAATGATATGAATCTTAACTCCTCGTTGTTCAAGGAGTCTGATCTCATTGGAAATAAATGTCTCTGAAATGCGTGGGTAGCCCTTGAGAATCATCGCAAGGACGGGCTTTTTTGTGTCAGTCATTAGCAGTTATCTTTAAAGTAGCCGACACGGTCATGCATGACTTCCAGGCCGGTGAAGTTGAAGTTATTTACGGCTTCCCGAATTGTGTTGGAGTTGCTCAGCAGGTGTTCAACCTTTTCCATAATGGCGTCAGGCCCGAGCAGGTGCCAGGGTAGAAAGTCAGCCAGATTCTGTTCTTTCATTACATTGGCGCGGATAGTCTGTTCCAGACGCGGAGTTTCGCGGGGGATGATCAGCCCGACCTGCTTGTGGGAAAGAATTTCGCAGATGGTGTTGTAGCCGCCCATGCTGACTACCAGATCGGCATTGCTGAACAGTTTCTCCATTCTTCTGTAAAAATGATAGAAAGTTACCGAAAGTTTTTTGGCCCGGTTGGAAAGGTCAAGTCGCTGTTCCTTGGACATGAACGGTCCGGTAACCATTACAGTCCTGAAATGCTGTGGATTATATTTTTCCAGGGCTTTCAGGTAGGCATCCATCATGGGATAGCCGTCACCTCCGCCTCCGGCAGTAATTACAACCAGCTTTTTGCCGTTTTTTCTTTTTTCCGGGCAGGTGCGGCTGTGAGTCTGGCGCGGGATGTAGCCTGTGAATACCATTTTTTTGCTGATGGATTCGGAAATGGCGTATTCCTTGATAGGATCGTAATATTCCTGATGTCCGTAGACCCAGATTTCGGAATAGAGGTTTTCAAGCACATCGTAGATGCCCTTTTCGCTCCAGTCCTTAATTGTACTTTCCGAATCATCCATGATGTCACGCAGGCCGAGAATAGTCCTTGTCTGACCGATCTGTTTCATCCACTCAAGGGTCGGCATTATTTCATGCTTCATCCCCTTGGGCGCCTTATCCACGATAAAAAGATCCGGACGGAAGCTTTTAGCCGTGGCATCGATGATGGATTGCCGGATAGACATGGCATGCACAGGTTCTATTTTGATAGAGTGGGGAACATAAAGATCGTTCGACCGTTTAATCATGCCGGGAACACGCACAAAATCAATCTGTTCCGGGAACTCAAATCGGCCCACAATGGGAGAACCGGTAAGGATGAGAATGTTTACCCCTTTACATTTCAGCTGCGATGCTATCGCCATTGTACGACGGATATGCCCAAGACCGTATGTGTCGTGGGAGTACATTAAGATATTGTAAGTCTTGTCCATTTATCGTACCGAGTTTCAGGGGTTAAAGCATTTCCATTACTTACCGAATCTTGTTGCAACGTCGTGACCGTTGGCATATCTAGCGGAAAGGATACTTTATGTAAATCCTTATTCTTGACGAATGCATGCGTACTGATTTCTATTATTTTTTTTAATCAGAAGCAATCCCTTTTCTTTTTTTTTGATGATCTGGTAAATAAATTATATTTATTTGAAATTATTTATTTAAATTTATAAGGCTGTTTAATGGATTCCAGTTTAGATGTTCTGATTTACGCTCACGACGGCAGGGGTCTGGGGCATGTGAGCCGCAGTGTGGGAATCGGTCTTGCGCTGCGCCGGTTATTTCCCCGATTGTCTGTGCTTCTGGTTACAGGATGCGCAACCACTGCTGAACTCATAGGCAACGGCTGTTTGGATTGGATCAAACTGCCGTCATATAAAACCAATGTCACGGACGGCAAATCTTCAGGCTTAAGAGGTGATAGCAATATTGATGATAAACTGCTCGGAGAGCTCCGGGCACGCAACATCCGCGATATTGTCGATGCTTACAAGCCGAAAGTTTTTCTGGCTGATCACACTCCGCAGGGCAAGCACAAGGAGCTGATTCCTTCGCATTCGGTTTCAGCGCAGACCGTGCGCGTCCTGGGCGTTCGAGCAGTTGTGGGTGAAGTGGGCAAGGTCTGGTCTGAATTTTCCGCTGATGTATTTTCCGGCACTTACAGAGAAATCCTCTGGTATGGAGATTCCACCGTTGCCGGGAAAGCCGAAATTGAACGTCTGGCTTCTCATTACAGCGTAACTCCCAGGGAAGTCGGTTATGTTTCCCGTCTGTCCGAATTCCAGTTTCTTGGAAGTGAAAAAGCGGTGGACAAAAAACTGGGCGGTGTGGTCTCGATTCCGTGGTCCGGCGAGGGGACATCTGTTCTGCTGGATAAACTTTCGCGGGTATTTTCCGGCATAGATGAATCATACGGTAAGTGGAAAATTTACATGAATCTGCGTGAGCCTGAAGCGGGAAGGGCAGGTAAAATTTTCAAAGACCTGCCTAATGTGCTTCTGGAGCAGGTGGGACCGCAGTTCCTGCAGGATTTATCTGCTTCCCGCAGCGCGATT is a window of Maridesulfovibrio sp. DNA encoding:
- a CDS encoding glycosyltransferase family 4 protein, whose product is MTDTKKPVLAMILKGYPRISETFISNEIRLLEQRGVKIHIISMRKPRENFTHKSIAEIKAEVSYLPSTVEGCLEELFGSTDMDAGLKDERYGKDKEFTQRIDKIWNVYRETGSEASFKHMLQGEYIVEKILPGSDIFHFHAHFAHSPCSVARNASRLSGLPFSFTAHAKDIYTQKPEKITAKISEAKFAVTCTGYNCDYLQSIAPADKPVHKVYHGIDLKLFSSDKEFTCSGPYEIFTVARFTTKKGLPTVFRALKKLKEKGVDFNYSIVGDGDEREETLKLLDELELNDRCKWLGTKPHEEVLEHYRKADLFALGCEIAPNGDRDGIPNVLAESMAMSVPVVTTTVSGIPELIENGRTGLLVEPGDADSMADAMERMLTDQELRKSLIPAAKERVHEIFDNRYWINKLADVYEQYGIKA
- a CDS encoding glycosyltransferase — encoded protein: MDKTYNILMYSHDTYGLGHIRRTMAIASQLKCKGVNILILTGSPIVGRFEFPEQIDFVRVPGMIKRSNDLYVPHSIKIEPVHAMSIRQSIIDATAKSFRPDLFIVDKAPKGMKHEIMPTLEWMKQIGQTRTILGLRDIMDDSESTIKDWSEKGIYDVLENLYSEIWVYGHQEYYDPIKEYAISESISKKMVFTGYIPRQTHSRTCPEKRKNGKKLVVITAGGGGDGYPMMDAYLKALEKYNPQHFRTVMVTGPFMSKEQRLDLSNRAKKLSVTFYHFYRRMEKLFSNADLVVSMGGYNTICEILSHKQVGLIIPRETPRLEQTIRANVMKEQNLADFLPWHLLGPDAIMEKVEHLLSNSNTIREAVNNFNFTGLEVMHDRVGYFKDNC